The following proteins are encoded in a genomic region of Phycisphaerae bacterium:
- a CDS encoding hemerythrin domain-containing protein — MTPRDIAKWIHDEHARVQEFTYDVRKQLAVPPVGQLSDWLPRLRTSFSKLATHLRNHMAMEEEGGYMKGVERIRPTLSRKVEALHHEHSELDRLMRELDASIAELRPEDNLLIRHAIARIGMFLAYVEQHKHEEENLVMYAFNQDLGTGD; from the coding sequence ATGACGCCGCGCGACATCGCAAAGTGGATTCACGACGAGCACGCTCGAGTCCAGGAGTTCACATACGACGTGCGAAAGCAGTTGGCGGTCCCGCCGGTCGGACAGTTGTCGGACTGGCTGCCGAGACTCCGAACCAGCTTCAGCAAGCTGGCCACGCACCTTCGCAACCACATGGCCATGGAGGAGGAGGGTGGTTACATGAAGGGCGTCGAACGGATTCGGCCTACGCTGTCTCGAAAGGTCGAAGCACTGCACCATGAGCATTCGGAGCTTGATCGGCTCATGCGCGAGCTCGATGCATCGATCGCCGAACTGCGGCCGGAAGACAATCTGCTCATCCGACACGCCATCGCCCGAATCGGGATGTTCCTGGCCTACGTCGAACAGCACAAACACGAGGAGGAGAATCTCGTGATGTACGCGTTCAATCAGGACCTCGGTACCGGCGACTAA
- a CDS encoding 4Fe-4S cluster-binding domain-containing protein, which yields MTAVTLPQFEGREGGAPRVRYIRDIDKLTQIPPAERDKLKKVAERYVFRANDYYLGLINWDDPDDPIKQLIIPREEELNDWGQLDASNEASVTVTNGVQHKYPDTVLLLCNEVCGAYCRYCFRKRLFMDDNDEVTRDVSAGIRYIAEHPEVTNVLLTGGDPLLMATRKLRQIIGGLREIEHVRIIRIGSKMPAFDPWRILNDPDLQELLSTYSTPMRRIYLMAHFDHPRELTEAAIEGIDRFIRCGVICVNQCPLIKGINDDPDVLSDLYRKLSWIGCPPYYLFQGRPTAGNEPYEVPIVRGWDIFREALRRGSGLARRARYSMSHETGKIEIAGVDDQYIYLRYHRAKDPSLRGKFMVYRRNDEAYWLDQLEPVSPADAPRFNVESRYDVVDGPE from the coding sequence ATGACAGCCGTCACGCTCCCGCAATTCGAGGGTCGCGAGGGAGGCGCCCCGCGCGTCAGGTACATCCGAGACATTGATAAGCTTACCCAGATTCCGCCGGCCGAGCGCGACAAGCTCAAGAAAGTGGCCGAGCGATATGTGTTCCGGGCCAACGATTACTACCTCGGTCTGATCAACTGGGACGATCCCGACGATCCAATCAAGCAGCTCATCATCCCTCGCGAAGAGGAACTGAACGACTGGGGACAGCTCGATGCCAGCAATGAGGCATCTGTAACTGTTACCAACGGCGTTCAGCACAAGTATCCCGATACTGTTCTTCTGCTATGCAACGAAGTTTGCGGCGCATACTGCCGCTATTGCTTCCGCAAGCGGCTCTTCATGGATGATAACGACGAGGTGACGCGAGACGTTTCGGCTGGTATCCGCTACATCGCCGAGCATCCCGAGGTGACAAATGTCCTCCTGACAGGGGGAGATCCGCTGCTGATGGCGACGCGGAAACTGCGGCAGATAATCGGCGGGTTACGGGAGATTGAGCACGTTCGGATCATTCGCATCGGCTCAAAAATGCCGGCCTTTGACCCATGGCGGATTCTCAACGACCCGGATTTGCAGGAACTGCTTTCGACCTATTCGACGCCCATGCGGCGCATCTATCTGATGGCTCATTTCGATCATCCGCGCGAATTGACGGAGGCGGCGATCGAGGGAATCGACCGCTTTATCCGCTGCGGCGTGATCTGCGTGAATCAATGTCCGCTCATCAAGGGCATCAATGACGACCCGGATGTGCTTTCGGATTTATACAGAAAGCTCTCGTGGATCGGCTGCCCGCCGTACTACCTGTTCCAAGGACGCCCGACCGCCGGTAACGAGCCGTACGAAGTGCCGATCGTTCGTGGATGGGATATTTTCCGCGAGGCGCTGCGTCGCGGGTCCGGTCTGGCTCGCCGTGCCCGGTACTCAATGTCTCATGAGACCGGTAAAATCGAAATTGCGGGCGTGGACGATCAGTACATCTATCTGCGATATCATCGCGCGAAAGACCCGTCGCTGCGGGGCAAGTTCATGGTTTACCGCCGCAACGATGAGGCGTATTGGCTCGATCAGCTTGAACCGGTTTCACCGGCCGACGCGCCACGATTCAACGTTGAAAGCCGATATGATGTTGTTGACGGTCCTGAATAA